One Peromyscus leucopus breed LL Stock chromosome 2, UCI_PerLeu_2.1, whole genome shotgun sequence DNA window includes the following coding sequences:
- the C1qb gene encoding complement C1q subcomponent subunit B → METWWDKVSTLLLLLLLGSLHVSRAQSSCTGPPAIPGIPGIPGVPGSDGQPGTPGIKGDKGLPGLAGDHGEFGEKGDPGIPGIPGKVGPKGPVGPRGAPGPPGAPGPKGDSGDYKATQKVAFSALRTINTPLRRDQTIRFEKMITNVNENYEPRSGRFTCRVPGLYYFTYHASSRGSLCVNIVRGRDRDHMQKILTFCDYAQNTFQVTTGGVVLKLEQGEIVNLQATDKNSLLGVEGANSIFTGFLLFPDVDA, encoded by the exons ATGGAGACGTGGTGGGACAAGGTCTCAACGCTACTGTTATTGCTGCTCCTGGGCTCGCTCCATGTCTCCCGGGCCCAAAGCAGCTGCACAGGGCCCCCGGCCATCCCTGGCATCCCCGGCATCCCTGGGGTTCCTGGCTCTGATGGCCAACCTGGCACTCCTGGGATAAAAGGGGACAAAG GGCTTCCTGGACTGGCTGGAGACCATGGTGAGTTTGGAGAGAAAGGGGACCCAGGGATCCCTGGGATTCCAGGCAAAGTTGGTCCCAAGGGTCCTGTTGGCCCTAGAGGTGCTCCAGGGCCCCCTGGAGCCCCTGGTCCCAAAGGTGACTCAGGAGActacaaggctacacagaaagtaGCCTTCTCCGCTCTGAGGACCATCAACACCCCCCTGCGACGGGACCAGACCATCCGCTTTGAGAAGATGATCACCAATGTGAATGAAAACTATGAGCCACGCAGTGGCAGGTTCACCTGCAGAGTGCCTGGCCTCTACTATTTCACCTACCACGCCAGTTCCCGAGGGAGCCTGTGCGTGAACATCGTGCGTGGCCGGGATCGGGATCACATGCAGAAGATACTCACCTTCTGCGACTATGCCCAGAACACCTTCCAGGTCACCACGGGCGGTGTAGTCTTGAAGCTGGAGCAAGGCGAGATTGTTAACCTGCAGGCCACAGACAAGAACTCCCTGCTGGGTGTCGAGGGAGCCAACAGCATCTTCACCGGCTTTCTGCTCTTCCCTGATGTGGATGCATGA
- the C1qc gene encoding complement C1q subcomponent subunit C, with protein MEVGPSCQPQRGLYLLLLLLPLPLRSQASTSCYGIPGMPGLPGAPGKDGHDGIPGPKGEPGIPAIPGTRGPKGQKGEPGMPGHRGKNGPMGTFGLPGDPGPRGPPGEPGEEGRYKQKHQSVFTVTRLTAQYPAANGLVKFNSVVTNPQGDYDTSTGKFTCKVPGLYYFVHHTSQTANLCVQLFHNGVKMTSFCDHMSNNKQVSSGGVLLRLQRGDEVWLAVNDYNGMVGTEGSDSVFSGFLLFPD; from the exons ATGGAGGTAGGGCCCAGCTGCCAGCCCCAACGTGGACTctacctgctgctgcttctgctgcctctgccacTCAGGAGCCAGGCCAGCACCAGCTGCTATGGGATCCCAGGGATGCCAGGCCTGCCGGGGGCCCCTGGGAAGGATGGGCATGACGGAATCCCAGGGCCCAAGGGTGAGCCAG GAATCCCAGCCATCCCTGGGACACGAGGACCCAAGGGTCAGAAGGGCGAGCCTGGCATGCCTGGCCATCGTGGAAAAAATGGACCCATGGGGACCTTCGggcttccaggggatccaggccCCAGGGGACCTCCCGGGGAGCCAGGTGAGGAGGGCCGATACAAACAGAAACACCAGTCAGTGTTCACAGTCACCCGGCTGACCGCCCAGTACCCAGCGGCCAATGGCCTGGTCAAGTTCAACTCTGTGGTCACCAACCCCCAGGGGGACTATGACACCAGCACGGGCAAGTTCACCTGCAAAGTGCCCGGCCTGTACTACTTCGTCCACCACACATCACAGACGGCCAACCTGTGCGTGCAGCTGTTCCACAACGGTGTCAAGATGACCAGCTTCTGCGACCACATGTCCAATAACAAGCAGGTCAGCTCCGGAGGAGTTCTCCTGCGGCTGCAGAGGGGTGACGAGGTGTGGCTGGCCGTCAACGACTACAACGGCATGGTGGGCACCGAGGGCTCTGACAGCGTCTTCTCAGGCTTCCTGCTGTTTCCTGACTAG